Proteins encoded together in one Acyrthosiphon pisum isolate AL4f unplaced genomic scaffold, pea_aphid_22Mar2018_4r6ur Scaffold_1800;HRSCAF=2302, whole genome shotgun sequence window:
- the LOC107885562 gene encoding uncharacterized protein LOC107885562: MFLRESLSVNSRSLTYIGLEDFGNEELVRKNSNLKANHGLVFMWQKCIPVISVADLKALINDPENISQRTEKINNLRQKLDTIIEDGCWDLDDILLEHNYSDSTVFECVVYFLAGYIGKRLVARTKCQECIEGLKNLNSTFGPEADLVQAKSKGYLTHPDHNLFIILKRLELCFGKYCRSNDVFEETYNEFFKSYSTIYFPCYLHKNDILTNIFSYYIIMRMRQFTYMDNQNNKKQNRTKKKLSKLVST; this comes from the exons ATGTTTTTGAGGGAGAGTTTGAGTGTAAATAGCCGTTCACTAACATATATTGGATTGGAAGATTTTGGTAATGAAGAATTAGTAAGGAAAAATAGTAACTTGAAGGCAAACCACGGTTTGGTGTTCATGTGGCAAA AATGTATTCCAGTGATTTCTGTTGCCGACTTAAAGGCATTGATTAATGATCCAGAAAATATATCCCAAAgaactgaaaaaattaataatttaagacaaAAACTGGACACAATTATTGAAGATGGTTGTTGGGATTTAGACGACATACTATTAGAACATAACTACTCAGACTCAACAGTGTTTGAATGTGTGGTATACTTTTTAGCAGG gtatatagggaAACGTTTGGTTGCTAGAACTAAATGTCAAGAATGTATAGAaggattaaaaaatttaaattctacatTTGGCCCTGAAGCTGATTTGGTCCAAGCAAAAAGTAAGGGATATTTAACACACCCAGACCATAATTTATTCATCATTTTGAAAAGATTAGAACTATGTTTTGGTAAGTATTGTAGGTCAAATGATGTATTTGAAGAAACATACAACGAATTCTTTAAAAGTTATTCTACCATATATTTTCCTtgctatttacataaaaatgatattcttactaatatattttcttattacataattatgagAATGAGACAATTTACTTACATGgataatcaaaacaataaaaaacaaaatagaaccAAAAAAAAGTTGTCCAAGCTAGTTTCGacttaa